The genomic region GTTAATAGTAAAGTAATTGTAGTAGTGCTTTCTGAGACAGCTTaactcttaatttcttttatgtaAGCTGTAAATAAAATGTGAGTCAGCATTTGCTGGaaaaatttcaaagggaaaattatttcatAGGATTTGGAAGAAAACCATATTTCCCTCCAGCATCCAGGGAAAGTAACAGCCACCATCATAACCTGGAAGATTCCAGAAGCCGAATGTCCTTGCTTTCCCAGTGGCCTTCACCTTTTGCTCCTAGCACGACAGATTTTATGGCTAATTTCCGGCAATTTATCCTGGCAGTTTGAGGAGGAATTCCTTTGGGAATAATATGCATAATTTGCATAAATCACTCTGATAGCATGCATAGCAGCATGTAGCTCCTGTCTAGGTCTGCATCTCTGCCTTCATAATCAAAACTGACTATGTTTTCACCAGCGTGAATGGGTCCTAGTATCAAAAGCTTGATTCTTTCTAATCAGTAATGTGAAAAAGAGCCCCaaattgagtattttttccccttcacatGGTAATAAATGGTTGTGTTTATGGCTTGCAGTttagaatcacacacacacacacacacacacacacacacacacacacacacacacagtgcccaGGTTCTTAGCTGAATGCAAAGCTCTCAAACGTAAAATACCCAGTTATTAGATTATAGAAGCAGGCTGGTTAGTGAGGGCTTGCATCCatccaaaaatacaaataaatgctaTTTCCTGAACACTGAGATCTACGCACAGCTCGCACAGGGCTATCAAGTAGCTTTGGGGACCTTCTCCCGGGAGCTTTTTCCCTAAGCATGCATTTGTCTAAAGAAATGAGGCTGCGGTCAGCTCTGTGTGGCCAGTGTGGTGATTCAATGTGACGTACAGTGAGGCTGTGCATATTCTTTTGGACTGCCTTCGTTATTATAATCAGGCAGAGTCAAATCGGTTTGTTGGTGATGAAGCCAGAAAAGAACTTTGGTTTTGGAACATGGACTCTACTGCAGATAGCCACAAGGCGCCTGACACGACGGATTTCAGCTGGCAGGACACCAGCGACCAACATTTCCACGGTGAAAAGCGAGGGTCAGCCTCCCACGTACTGCTGCTGGCTCTGTTGGATCAACAACAGAGAGCATCGCTTTAGCTTGTGGTGCGAAATGGTAGCCGACATATGCAGCGGGGCTGCTCCCCCACCAAGTCCAGGAGGGGtgtgggaagaagaaagacaaaagcaGAATAATTGTGGGGTGGCTGCTGTGACCGGGCGGGCATTTAACAGCCCGCAGAGCGCGGTCACATCCGATTGGAGGACGTGCTCGCGGGCAGCAAGGCGGCCTGCGCCCACTGCACGATCACAAATGACAATCGGGCAAGCATCTCTTAGGCAGAAGTTAATCACAATAATGGAGCACAAAGTGTGGCTTAGCGGTCAGATCGTAAATGACAAATCGGTTTTACCTTCCAGGACCAGTTACGTGCGCAAGACAGGCTGGCTCTCGCTCTGAGCCATTGTGCCGATCAGCATCAGACGCCGAAAGTCATGAGTGGCATTATTAGCAGCAATGGAGAGGGTGCTTCCGTGGCTCTGTGTTTCAAAGTACAGACACAAAAGCCAGCAGCCTCTCCCCAGTAAGAACGCAGGCAGAGCTATAAGTTGAGAAGAATGACAACTGCAtagtaaaaaaaaaccaaaaaaaaaaaaaaaaaacccaaaacaaaaaaactgcagcCTCTACTTGTAGTTGTCATAGTCGAGCAGACACCAGCCAGTGCCACTGACAgaccagctgggccctgggaggaCTTCCATGCTGCACCAGGAGGTACAGTAAATTATCCTGCGCGGCCGAGCAACATCTGTTTCTGTGCTAGTGCTGAACAAACAAGGCAATTTAAAACATACCAAGGGATAACCAAGCAACAGATGAACATGACCCTCATTTTCCCCCCCTTCTCACACTTGAGGTGCTAACTTCATCGTGCAAGTACTCCACGGAAGAGTGGCCAGGTTGGTTTGATAAGGTGTTGTCAGAGAGATTTTACATACttccaaaatggaaagaaaaacctTATAGTATTGTTATTCTTAGAATCTTCCTTCCCCCTCTAGCTTCATGTCTTTTATACCAAAGCTAGCACTCAGTTCTCAATTCgctctagaattaaaaaaaaaaaaaaaaaactttccatacACTTATAAATATTCAGTCTTTAAACCTAATTTGCTATACTTAGTTCACATGCCTTCAAGCATTTGTCTTCCAATTTCCACTGAATAAATGCGTACTAATGAGAACTGGAGCAAGCTGCTGAGGCAAAGCTGGGTGACTTGGGTCTGGCCTGCCACCAGCTTGTGATAGGCGGGCAAATTGAGTTAAAATGAAAAGTCTTGTCAGCTGAAATTCAACATGGTGGCCAAACAGCAAGCTGTCAATCATTCCAGCCAAAACAAGGGGCTGCAGGTAATAAAAGGTCGCTGTGATCATTAGTGCACTTGGCTTTCATATGCAcgttaattttaattaaacatgaTCTCTCTctgtaaatgttttataaaacttATTGTGCATAATGGATTGTTAATTTATACTAATATTTAGCAGGTAATGGGGACCCTCTACTTACTAAATGCATCGTAGGAAAACGGCTAACAAGAATGCAAATATTTGGGGGATAATTTACACCAGACATTGCAAGGTGCCAACAATTGCAATTGTGATTAAGAAAAGGCAGTCCGTGTTTTATCAAGGAGGAATCTTTACTGACCAGTAGACACCAGGAAATTGGATTACAGAATTCCCGCAATGAACTTACAATTCAGAGCCAGCACTAACCTGCTTTATCTGTCTCGGAAAGGTTTGTTTCTCTTTACAggatataaaaatattctgattaAGTATCCCTTCTAAGCAAAAAGCTGGGGGATACTTTGAGCTAAGATGCTTTACAATGtgactgtgaaaaaaaaaaaaggcaaataaaaggaaatgttgGGAGAAAAAGGAATATATCCACTTTCTCTTCTGCCCTCAGCTCTCAATTCTGGCTGTAATAATTGACAGATGATTCTCATTTGCAGATTTAAAGCGCAGAAGCAGCTTATGACAATCAATAATGCATGTTACAGTGCAAACACAAATAAGCACATCCAAGTTGCTGCCTCACACTCAGGCCACGTCTGGGTATGTGGAATGAATGTGCTGTGACATGGCCAGGCTGTTAATTTGGGTCATCTTAATGATTGGTGCAGACTGTCACACCATCTGATTAGCTATGGTGATCAGCGGATAGCGGTGATGGCTGGAGTGGAATGAACAGCCAGGCCGTGCTGCGGTCGGCTGGGGCTGGTCACTCGGTGGGGGGATTGGGGGGTCTTAAAAAAGAAGGTGGacagaaaggggaagggggacagAAATGGGAAGGGGGACCTGGAGGTAGTGTGCTTGAGAAGGTGTGAGGAAATGCAGGGAGCCTCCCTCCAGGTGTGCACACGAGGTTTTACATAACTGCCTTCAAGACAGGTGAGAGGGTAGATAGGAAATTGGCATAATTAGACAATATGAAGCTGAATAACTACTTTTTGGCTCCACaattgtatattttaagttaaaaataaatctgaattgGTACGAATGCCTACTCTCTGCACTGCAGGCTTTTGGTTTACTGCTAAAAGATGGAAATATAAATTCAACCTTCATAGAGTCAATAGACATTTACTAAGGTCCTTCTCTGCTCGGTGTACTGGGCCACGGATGTTGGTAGAAAAGGGAACACGGCATATGGATTTGGCCTTCAGGGACACTACAATCTAGGTAATTCAGGGCTGCAAGGTACAAATAACACAGGAAGACTCCCCAGGGTCCTAGTGAAGATATTGTTCAGTTTCTGATTGGGTAACTCCAGTGAGGGCATGCAGAAAGCCCATTACAGTAGCAAGTTAGTTCTTATACTGGGCTGAAATTGTCGTCCCTTTAATTTCTACCCTTTAGCAaatacaaaggcaaaaaaaattttttttgaatccCTCTTCCACGCAACAGccctttaaaaagtatttaaagagaaatatgtcattttttttatcatgtcaTTTTTAATTATACCTCAGTGATGATACGGCCTTTAGTCTTTAATTCAGTTCGTCAACATGCCCTTAAAATGTGGCGGAGCTGGGCATGCTATTTCAGTTGGAAATGCAGAGAGGAATACCTCTCTCTGCCCTCGAAACCACACttcaattaatattttgttgGAAGCAGATGAGCAACAGATTTTTGAAGTAATACCACCACGGACTTGTTTTAAGCTGATATTCTGGAGGTTATCAAGGATGTCCTCTCGTCACAACCCCCTGAAGTGGTTTACAGAAACAAGTGCTCCATCCCAGACCAAGGGACTCAGAACCACTGCATTCACTGAAACCTTCAAATGAGTGATCTTGAACCTTGGGTGCACACTAGAATTGACTAGGGAGCTTTTAAAGCCATCAGCCTGCATCCCAGACCAATGAAATCAGAACCTCTGGAGGTGGGACCAGGTTTGAGTACTTTTTAAAGCTTCCTAGATGATTCCAGTGAGCAACGAGGTTGAGAAGCATGGTTTTAAACCCTCTTCTGCTAGACCACACAGTGCCTCATCCTATTCTTATGCAGTTGATTTTTAGACCTAAGTACAATAATTTTCATTCTCATTAAATTTCCCTTTCAATCCTTTCAACTCCTGTTTCCAGCATTTCATTATATTATCTAGCCCTCTTTGCTGTGTGCTAAGCAGAAAGTTTGACAAACATCCAAAtcagtatttttcactttttagccAGCATTTCCTTATGTTACATATACAAATTTCATGAcctgatttctggtgtacaacttTGTGGAAGatacctctctcctctcctccagttAGAAGTCTCCAACATGAAGTAGAATTTATACCTTCTGTGTATCCCCAGTGGAAGAGGTTTTGCTAAACTTCACTACTGCTGGCTAAATTATGtacacttttaatttttcaagtacACAATTATCTTATAATATTGAATGAGCTTTTTCAAAATTACACCCAATAATTATGACAAATATACCACACTAAGATGTTAATAGTAAGGGAAACTGTGTgtgtggcggtggtggtgggggggggagaggtatatgagaactctctttgtaacttttctgtgaatctaaaagtattctaaaatgaaaagcttacttttatttttttaaaaaggcacaaaatTCTGATGTGAACCTCTAGCCCCAATCTCACCCTTAAATCCAACTGCATTTGAGAATTTGTGATACATATCCTTGTAAACAGTAGGGGTCAAGATCTCTGGTATACTTCTGGGGCACTTTTCCCTGAGGTGACAGTATTTATGGGTTAGCGTTGAGCTTAGGTAGACCTGGCATCcatttctggctctgccactatcTAGTTACATGATTCGGGTTGGTTAACCTTTCTGCACTGTGTTACCCAACAGTTAAAAGAAGATAGTAATATTTGAGGGTTATTAGAAAACCTATATTTGAGCTTatttatctctctatatatatagatataaatttaCATCTATctatataaatatctatatagACATAAATAAGCTAATACTTGATGatgattaaatgaactaataagCCTGCCACACagtaaaataataactattaatatTGTCATTTATAACATCTCATCTGAAATTAAGAATACAGTTAACTCTATCACCATCTAGCCCGTATTTTCTGATCTCGCCCACGTGCAAATCAGAGCTGGCTTTGATGAATCAAGATGCAAAGAACTCTCCCCTTTCAGTTCGGACAATGGAAAAGGACTCAAAGGATTCTGGGATCAGACGGGTCTGATGGGAGAAGCACAGGTGTGGCCAGAAAACCACAGTTAAGATCCTGCTTCTCTCCTTTACCTCCAGGACCCTACCAGGCGAATTATTTGGCTCCCTGAGGATTTTCTCATCcgtaaaaataatgacaaaataatagctgcccccagccccccagtATCTTGGTGAAGATCATAGGAAACAATATAAATCTGTAAGACTGCCTTGAAATATTGAAGTCATTAATAGATAGAACGTCATAATCATTATTtgttattaaagaatattttttccaATGATCATTCGTTTGTTTCTTTCCCCCTTGAGTTACTCCCAAACAGTGTGCTTAGAAATCTCTATGGGATTTTGCTGGAGAATCACTGCAAGCTTATAGTTCTAGAGTTATTATAATATACGCTCTCCTCCTTTAAAAAAGGTATTACAAGCTTTGCCGAGCTCTAGTTTTGTAACACCTCCTTTTATTCCAAAATCTCTCACTTGGACCACCTTTGCACCTTTTCTCATTTTCAGGATGTGTAACTGAACAAAATTAGGGGCCTGCAGTTCCCCTGAGCAGTTCAGGAGTTATAATCCACTCTGCATTATGTTCTTATTTAGAGCATGTCTGCTCTTTTCATGTGTGATACACAGAAAGAGCACTCCTGTGGGGTAAGGCAGACTTGAACTTGATACCAGCTTGGTTCACAAATAGTTGAAAAACGAAGGAAACAATAGAAACATCAGAGGGAGGGCACGGAGGTTAAATTATAATTTTGGTCACAACAATAGATGGCATTTACTGAACCTATACTTCCCAAGTGGTTTATATGCATTATTCAGGTGAATCTTGAAGAAGTAGTACCCAATGAGATTATTTGCTATCCATTTATTGGAACTTCAATTTTGTTTCCTTgcatcatcttttatttttttgtcttctccCTGAATcatgttttctcctttcctttttcccataTTGGAAACCTGTCACTCTAAATCTTACCTCTACCCCAGGCTCTTCtttctgggaaaactgaaaactgcTTACTTTCTTCTATCAGCAACCTCTCTTCTATCAGCAACTGTTCCTAAGAAGAATTAGGTCCCAAGTAATGGTTATCTGAACTTCATGGTGTATACTCATTGAttctaaatgtatatttaaaaacacTAATAGAAAATATTAGTGAGGACCTGAGAAGCAGAATCCTTATAATAagttacataaatataaaacaagagagttgtgttttttctttatctataagAAAAAGGCAGAATGCTTATAAAGAAAGATTCTCAAGAgcattgggaaaaaaaagcataaatccATTAATACTATATGCATGGTGATGTGTTTCACGATCAGCCTGTGCCCCAGGGGGCTCTGTCTCCTAGGGTCACTCTCAACAAGAGAAATCATTTTTGTTCAGGAATAAGATACTCGTTTTTATAGCATGCTAAATTTCCTCTCCAACCTTGCTTGGTCATCAATGTATGCTGACATGTAaaatctctattaaaaaaatactccttTCCCTTTGCTCTACTAATTATGGAAATTCTCCTTcccagtttaaaaacaaaaatgcagtgTTCCTTTCATCCTTGTgatcttttttcttataaaaataaaaattcaagatatctttctttaaagaaattgtACTTAGAATAGATCTCTTTCTTTAagaagaagacacacacacatattcatgcCATGTGGTGCCCTGTAAATATTTAATTCTGTCCATCTTCCCTTTTCACATAGAGGTCATACTCTTTTGATAGACATACGATTGACCTGACTAGATGAAGGGGTTATTTGCTGTAGAATTGATTCATATAAAAATTTGCTTCAATCTGCATAAAACTGTCTATCTGGAGAAAGACAAAAAGTGCACCCTATTTTCTAGAAGATTAAATTCCCATAATGAGCAACACTGGCCTCTGCTGGTACCTGAGGTTGTGATGAATGGGGTCCACCTTCTAGATTGCTGAAGGCACTGCCTTTATTCAGGTAGATCTACATGCTCCTGGGATTGGGGATAGAGTTCATTTGTTGATGACAAGTCAGTGGTAAATTTAGGAGGGTTCCAGGAGGAACATCTCTAGCTCAAACTATGGACTTAAATGGACCCAAATTATAGCTCTGGAAATTGCCACTTCCTCTGCTTGAATACATTTAAACATGTCTGCTTTAATACCACAATTTTGAAATGATCTTTTCTTTCAATAGTGAGAAGTTGAGGATAAAAGGAGAGTTGATGAATTTcatctgattttttaaagaggaaCAACAGTGTCACTCTTAAAATACAAATGCATATTCTTTAAAGTTTATTTGCTTTACTTCCTGGTATACACCATCAGATTCATAAAATGCAACTGAAATTACTTGAATATATGGGAAATGCAACCTTGATCTTCAGAGGAACTGTAAGTCTTCTACCCAGAAAATACTGTATGTCCATGTGAAAGCAACTACCCAGAACTTTATGCAAACTTTGTGCCTTTCTTCCCTAGTAATTCTGaaagtaaagataaaataaaatttgtattttaataatgctgggattattttctttctccaagCAAATATACGATTACTTTGATAATGTATGCTAAAACCAGCATGACTGAATAAGCTGGCCAGCTGTCTCTATAAGGCAAGTTTTCTGCTATTGCCTCTGCTCGGTCTTATCCCAGCCGGTGAGGACAATCTCTAGAACACTTGGGCCATTCTTCTTACTGCCGACTGGTGGTCACCACTGGTCAAGACCTGGAGGGCCTCTGCTCCCAGAAATTCCCATCAAAGAATCTGGAGCataattaaaaggtaaaaagttGAGGCCAATGTGGGCTAAAAGATTTGCCCACATTGTCaaaagaggaaagcaatttaCTCCTACATATAAAGACTTACTCCTACATTTGTCCAAAAGGACTTGGAATACTGTGTCGTCAAGGACACCACAGTGTGAACTGTCAACACAGAATGAACAGAGAACAATTCGTTAAGATGGAATTTAGACTTCAGGAATTAAAATTCATTCCCCTAAGGAGAGTGGTCTTATCAAAATCCAAAAAGGAGAATCACTGTCATCAAAAGCTCGTTGTTATTGACACACAGGCCTCCACGGAAAtagaaaaacacacatttttgaaATAATGACCATGTATATCTCATGAGTCagtgattattttataaaatactgacaTTTCACCTGGAGTAATTTGTAGTTgtggctttttccttttctctctctcactccttccctttcttccttccttcctttttttttttttcttccccaagtgTGTTTAAATCATGAATTCCCAGGGGAAACAACTCTTACTACATTTTTGAGAGTCATACACTCCAAGCTGTACAGAACACCCTAATCTCTGCTTGAAAACATAGGAATAACATTTTAGGGAAGAACAAATACATTTTGCGCACAAGTTGCTTCTctgaaatactctttttttcaGTCCCAAATACCTTTCTTGTCAGGACTGTGCAACAGTATTCGGAAAACATCAGCCCACCAGCAGATGCTCAGCATCAGATGACTTAGCAggcatgaactttttttttttttttcaaataaataattgcAAAGCTTTGGTTTTTTGCATACCTTACATAGTTAATTACCTAGGCCTTAATGTTTACATGCAGTGAGAGTACCTACCTAAACTACATAATTTATAATTGATGTAAATGGGTGTTTTTATGTCAATTAGGCAGCTGTGTCCTCCACCTCTTGGTAAACAGCTTTGAGTGATAAACTGAGTTTGCAGAGAGCTACCTTCTTTTCTTcataacagataaaaataaattacctaGGTAGATCAGGCTGTCCAATTGTTCTCTGGTGAGGTGGATGGAAAGTCCAGGCCCTTTCTTTTGACCTGTTGACTGCAGCAAATGGTCAATTTCATCACGCAGCACTGCCATAGCTTCTGGGTGCCGTAGAAGGTAATACATCGTCCAGAACATAGCTGAAGTGGTGTTTgtcacagaggcccagagaaaggATAAATGATGTGCTGggagaaaataagtgaaaaggaAGATTAATAGCGTTTATTACACTGATTAGATTTGCAGTGTGCTAATTAAAAGATGTTAGGACACAGACCCAGCCAAGGATCAGTGCATGCTAATGAGGACCAATAGGCTTCTGAAGTCTAATTTTCTGCTTAATGAGAATAGTTTAAAATGtaatgtgtgtgtgagggggtggggaggagggggatgaGATAAGAGGAGTAAATGCAGCTTAGTTATACTCTTTCTCATTATCACTGTTAAATATCTTGCATTACCacctcagcaaaaaaaaaaaaaaaatcaattatcacAAAGGGTTGTTTCAGAGTAAAACATTTTATCATTAGCCAATTAGAAAGAGCATAAAAATTTTCAAGGTCgccattttgtctttttatttcaaaggtctattgtaaattattttattttagacaaCTCATCATTCACAAGTTTCTTACCTCCTATTTCAATGTCCTCGGGTGTATAGTATTTCTCCAGGGTATCCTGCCTCCTTTGAATAATTTCTGACCATCCTTGTATTTTAGCTAAGTTTTCTGTTGTCAAgtgttttttaagtttcattcGAATGGATTTGATATTTCTGAGAAGCTCAATGGGCATGCCTGATACCAGTTGTGGGAATTTGTCATCAAATTTTGAAAGATCATCTCTTAATTCAGTAATAAATGTCTTCCTATCATCTGCCAGATAATTCCCATGTAGACTTGTAAATGTCGTCTCAAATATTACTGAGCTGCAGAATTTGAACAGGTCTGCTGTGTCCCAGCTTGTGGTTTTTAGGAGTTGGGGTTCAAAAACTTGTCTTAGACTCTGCATTGTGTTTTCCATGAGTGAGTCCAAGTGCTTCCCTTGTAAAAACTGGTAGGAGGTGTGAAGCTCGTCATTCATCTCATCATCCATTATCAACTTTTTGACGTCAAATACTCTCGTTACTATTTTATTACTGAATATTCGAAAgcttaatttttgattttttatcaCTGGCTGGTACTGGAAAGGGTCCAGGATAAATGTGATGTACTttcctaaaataaacaaataagaatatGAGCTTATGTggtagcaaaacaaaacaaaacaagaaatctgaaatttgaaaatatcttaatCAAAATTAGAAAGACCTTAAGAATTAACATCTGGAAAGgctgaaaaatttaataaaaatccaTTTGATTCAAAATTCCGCTACgtctctttttaaaatgggagaagGTGGGAAAAGTCTAGAAGCTTGAAGTTAAATATTGTGAAATTCTTAATGACTTTCAAAAAGATAATTTattcttcaaatttttattttaaccaagtaccaagatatttaaattatcttttaaatagcCTCAAAGTTCCTTACTTAAacacttcattttttccccaataatacaaacaggaaacaaacaaacacctcaAATTGGCAAGATGCTCCCCTATTCCTGATTATTTACACTTCACAAAGGGCTTTTTCATATTTAGTACTATCTTAGCTTTGATTAGATAcaataattttaattcaaataaatgaaGATGTGGTATGAAGCAGGTACTCACAAATGAATGTCTAATTCAACACTAACAACAAATCACAAATAccaatattttcatgtttatagatgagaaaatagtAGCTCAGGGAGATTTAATAACACATCCAAGGTCTTATACTGATTTGTGACTAAAAGAGGATTCCAAACTAGAACCCATCCATTCATGCTTTCACCCCTCCATTCATGAATTCATTCAACAGTTATTGACATTCAGATACTTGGTTGGATCCTTTTCCTTCTAAGATATAAAGATGTCAAAGAATCACTGTATTGTTACGGACAGTAATAGAGCAGAGGTGGGGACACAGTGTAAGGGAAGCAGGAAATGGCATCTGCTTCAGCCTGCCTGGAGTTATCAACAAGGGTCCTCTGAGGTGATGGCATCTGGTCTCATATGTCAGTCCAGATTTAGGGTGCTGggtaaaaatacagattcctgccTGATTCCAATCCATAAGGTTTGGAGGTGGGACCTACAAGTCTCTCTTTCCGACAAGGGCCTCAAGTGATT from Camelus dromedarius isolate mCamDro1 chromosome 30, mCamDro1.pat, whole genome shotgun sequence harbors:
- the LOC105094653 gene encoding cytochrome P450 7B1, with protein sequence MGCFSPELWLRQLLSGPGLGLAAALLLLVLCLRARRTRRPGEPPLIKGWLPYFGEALKLAKDPIGFMATLQKQYGDTFTLLLGGKYITFILDPFQYQPVIKNQKLSFRIFSNKIVTRVFDVKKLIMDDEMNDELHTSYQFLQGKHLDSLMENTMQSLRQVFEPQLLKTTSWDTADLFKFCSSVIFETTFTSLHGNYLADDRKTFITELRDDLSKFDDKFPQLVSGMPIELLRNIKSIRMKLKKHLTTENLAKIQGWSEIIQRRQDTLEKYYTPEDIEIGAHHLSFLWASVTNTTSAMFWTMYYLLRHPEAMAVLRDEIDHLLQSTGQKKGPGLSIHLTREQLDSLIYLESTILEALRLCTVSGIFRFVQEDLTLHLETQDYRLRKGDFVGIFPPALHYDPEVFEAPEEFRFDRFIEDGKKKTTFYKRGKKLKHYVIPFGFGISKCPGRFLAFVEIKQLLVILLTYFDLEIISDKPAALNFSRVLLGVPYPDCDVSFRYKVKS